CCACCAGTGACGAGTACCGTCTCGCTTTGCGCCATGATTTTTCAGTCACGGGGTGAGAGGAAAAGGTTTTCTTCCCGTTGTCAGGAACCGCTGCCTGTCGATATGACTATTTTCAATATCACTCGTGCAGTCCGCCGACCTCGGCGTAGAAAGAGGACTGCAACTGCTCGGCCATGTCCTCCTCGCGGTCGATTCGCGCGTCGATGACAAAGGGTAGGTCGCTTTCCTTTCCTTCCCGTAGCGCGTCGGCCAGTTCGTCCGGCGTCGTCGCGCGGGTTCCATCGGCACCGAAGCCCTCCGCCACTTTCACGAAGTCGGTGTCGTGGAACTCGACCCCCGCAATGTCGCCGTCTTCTTCTTGCATCTGGCGCACCATGCCGAGACTGGTGTCGTTCAGCACGACGAACGTCGGAGCAACGCCGTATTCGACGGCAACCTCAACGCTGGTCATCGTCATCGTGAACCCGCCGTCGCCAGCCACGCTGATAACGTCCTTGTCGGTCGAAATGGCGGCGCTCACCGCGGCGGGGGCAGACCAGCCCATTCCGCCCACGCCGCCACTGCCGAAGTAGGTGCGAATGCCGGGCGTCTGCAAGTAGTTCAACAGCCAGAATCGGTTGTTGCCGGAGTCAGCCGTGACGATGGTGTCCTCGTCAACCAACGCCTCGATTTCCTTGACTGCGCGCTGTGGTTTGATGGGCGAGGCGTCGCTCTCGCATTTCTCGGTGAAAAAGGATTCGCGCGCCTTCTCGGCGCGCTTCTGTGCCCAGTCGTTGCTCGCGCTTCCGGCGTCAGAAAGGGCCTGAAGGCTCTCTTTTGCATCCCCAATCAGTCCTACGTCGGCGGGGTACACCCACCCCGCGTTTCGGGTGTCGATGTCGGCGTGAATGATGGTCTGCTCGTCCGGGCGGATGAACGACGACGCCTGCCAGTTCGTGTCCATCGGGTTCATCCGACACCCGACGACGAGGAGGGTGTCGGCCTCGCTAACCACCTGATTCGCACCTTCGTGACCGAACGACCCGATGACACCCGTCGCGAGGTCGTGGGTTTCCGGAATCGTGGACTTGCCCAGATAGGACGTTGCGACCACTGCATCGTAGTCCTCCGCGACGGATTCGAGTTGGTCGTAGGCGTTCGCGGAGTGAACGCCGTTTCCGGCGACGATGACTGGACGTTCGGCGGATTCGAGCGCCTCCTTCGCTTTCGCTACGTCGCCGTCGGTCGGTTTCGACTCCCAATTTTTGACTTGCTCTTTGCTGTCCCACACCGGCGGCACCGGGTCGCTCGGCACGTCGTCGGTAATCGCGTTCCCGTCCAAAATGACGGCCGTTGGTCCCGACCGACCCGCCGTCGCGTGTTTGAACGCCAACTGCACGCTCCGAAGGGTTTCGGTCGGCGTTCTTGGGAACCAGTGTTCTTTCGTCACGCCGTCCAGAATTTTCGGCAGCGAGAGGCCGCCGTAGTCGCCGCGGGACTGCTGGTACGGTGCGAGTGTGGAGTAATCGCCGCGCTCGCTCGCCTCGGTCAGGACGACCATCGGCGAGGAGGCGAGTCGGGCCTCCATCTGTCCGATGACGCCGAGGCTTCCAATCCACGGCCCCTGTCCGGCGAGAACCGCAGGTTTCCCGTGCAGGCGACCGTACATCTCGGCCATAACGCTTCCCTCGCGTTCGTCGCGGGGTCGGACGACGTCCACGCTTGATTCTGGGAGGTCGTCTAGCAGTTCGATAACTCGTCCGCCGGGGTAGCCGAAAACGTACTCTACGCCCAGCGATTCGAGTACGGAAACCAGCGATTCGCTCGTCGTTTCCCCGTCGGTGTCGTCAACACCTGTCATGCTAGTCGAAGCCATCCACTCCCGTCTCTTTGTTCTGTCGGTTACGACGGTTGGATACTATTCTATCCTCACGCCGCGCCGCGTTTCCGGTGTGGACTTCTGGCTACCGCGTTTCGTGATTAGGACTGTTCGTTGTCGGAATACACCGTACACTCGATGAGCGTTTTCACTCCACGGCGGAACCGTTCCGACGCCGCCGTTTCGGAGATGTCGAACTCGTCGCTCAAATCCGCGAGCGAACTCTTTCGCGGAATTTCCAGATACCCGCATTCGACGGCCATAATCAGCGTCTCTCGTTGTACGCCAGTTAGTCCAAACCGGGGCGTGTCGGGATGTTCTCGCTCCTCGTAAAAGCGGTGGACGACCAATCCTATTTCGTGCTCTCGGCAGAAATCACGAAACCGGCTAAATGCTTTCCTGTCGGGAAACGCCGCGCGGAACTCCCATCCGTCGTGCGTCGCGGTAACTCGTTGTAAAATACTCGCTTCGTTGACCAAGAGAGGATAGATACTCGTTCGTCGTGCTTCTTCTTTCAATTTGGTCTGGTACAACCGCTGTTCGCCAAGTTCGATCGTTCGGGATGGAGTTGTGACGGTAGAGTCTTCTTCGAGCGCGTCCTCGAACGCCTTGAAATTGCCGCCTTCCGTCCAGAACAGAAGTTTGTGTCGGCCTTCATCGGTTCGATCCGATTGCTCCCACGTAAGCTTCATTTTGGGAGCACGGCTTAACGCATCCCGCAAAACCGGATAATCGAGCCGAAATTCGACGAGTATCATTCTAATCTCCCCAGCTTTTATCTCCGGAGATTGCTATCCGGTGTCCTCTGTTAACAATTGACAGTGAAGGGTTAAAAAGACTACGAATATTGATGCAGATTCGTTATTCCGCCTGCGAGAGTGATAGAGGATGGAGAGAGAACGTGAACATCGAGACGAAGACAATCAACAAGTTGTTTGAAATTCTCAGCAATGAACGGCGGCGTCGCCTGTGTGTCTACATGGTCGAATCGGACGACGAGATATTTTCGTTCGAGGAACTCGTCGGTCAGTTCGTATCGGGAACGCCGAACGTTGACGTGACGGTAGACGAGACAGCGGCGACACGCCACGACCGTATCGCAATCGCGCTTCATCACACTCATCTGCCGAAACTGGCTGATTTCGGTATCATCGAATACGATATGGAAAGTAAGACGACGCGATACGGGGAGTTTCCCGTTGACAACCTCGCTGACTGGATGATGGAAAACCGCCGGATTTCAGGATAGAACCGGTAATTTGGGCGTGCCCCCGATTCGATTCGGGCGACCTTTTATAACCGATACCGAACCAACACCCACTGTGAACAGTAACGACCGAACCATCGTCGGACTCGCAATGCTCGCACATGCGATGGTTCACACCTACGAACTCTCCTTTCCCATCTTCCTCACCGTCTGGCTGTCGGAGTTCGGCACCACGACGGGAACGCTGGGTATCGTCGTGGGCGTCGGCTACGCACTGTTCGGACTCGGGGCACTCCCGGGGGGTGTCCTCTCCGATTCCTACGGCTCGCGTAGCCTCATCGTCCTCTGTCTGTTCGGGATGGCCGGGTCGTTCCTCCTGCTCTCGGTGTCGCCAACGCTCCCAGTGGTCGCGTTGGCGCTCGTGTTGTGGGGGCTTTCGGCCAGCGTCTACCATCCCGCCGGACTCGCATTGTTGAGCAAAGGCGTCAGCGAACGCGGAAGCGCGTTCGCCTATCACGGCATGGCCGGAAACTTCGGCATCGCCTTCGGCCCCTTGGCGACGACGCTCCTCTTGCTCGCGTTCGACTGGCGAACCGTCGTCGGAATCCTTGCGGTTCCAGCCCTCATCGCGGCGTTTCTCGCGTTTCGAACCGACATCGACGAATCCGCGGCGGTCGAGGGACAGGAAACCCGCGCCGACGGCGGGGTTTCCTCCCTTTCCGACTTCCTCGGCACGTCCCGAACCCTGTTCGCCGGATGGTTCATCGCCGTTTTCGGCGTCGTCATGATGTCCGGACTGTACTACCGCGGCGTACTGACGTTCCTCCCCGACCTGCTCGGTGACCTGCCGATGTTCGCTCCTGTCGATTTCGCCGGGGAATCGCTGGAACCGGCACGATACCTCTACGCCGGTCTGCTGACTGTCGGAATGGCTGGACAGTACGTCGGCGGCAAACTGACCGACAGGGTCGAGAACGCCCGCGCAATCGCGGTGGCGTTCGGACTGCTGGCGGTCATCGCACTCGTGTTCGTGCCCGCCTCGAACGCCGGACTCGCGCCACTGCTCGCGGTCAGTTTCGTCCTCGGATTTTGTCTGTTCGTCGTGCAACCGCTCTATCAGGCGACCGTTGCAGAGTACACGCCACCCGAAGCACGCGGGATTTCCTACGGCTACACCTATCTCGGTGTCTTCGGTGTCGGCGCGCTCGGCGCGACAATCGCTGGCGTCGTTCTCCAGTACTTCTCCTCGACCGTGCTCTTCGCCGTCCTTGCTGGATTCGCAGTCGTGGCGTCCCTACTCGGAACTCTGCTGGCGTTCAGAGGCCCGAGCGCCAGTTGAGGCGAGATGCTTTCCAACTTCGTCCATCACTTTCCCCTCCGCACGGGCGAGATGCTCCCACGCCGTCGTCGATGCTATCCCGACTGTGTCGGCGATGTCCTCGATACTCGTCTCCTTTTTCGGGCGATAGTAGCCGAGTCCGATGGCCGTTCCGAGCACCTCGCGCTGTCTTTGGGTTAGTTCGGACAGCACGCGGGAGAACTCCAACTGTTCTTGTTCTCCTACTTGGTCAACTTCGACATTCCTGACGAGGTCGGTGTCGTTGCCTGCTCGTTCGAGCGAGACGACGATTTCGTTCAAATCATCGGATTCATCCAAAAATAGCGTCCACTGCTCCCACCCCGCCGTGATGGTTGCCCCAGTTCGGTAGTGGACGCCCAAATCGGTCAACCGCTGTGAAATGCTGTCCCACTGATAGCTGTCGATGGTGACGGCCACGAGGACGCGGGGAACGTCGAGTGGCGTCAACGGATCCACTTTCAACACTGCCGGTGCGGCGGCGAACTCATCGAGGAATCCAGCGATGGCGGATTCCGGGCCGGTTAGCTCGATGATGCGTTTTCGCTCGGCAGCACTTCCAGTCATCGAGGAGACGGAGCGAATCGTAATTGTTGGATAGTCGGCGCTGATGTCGCTCTCGGGTTCGCCGTGGTGGCGAATCCGGAGCGTCACTTCTCGCATGCGCGTAGTTTACGAAACCGAACGAAGTGAAGCTTCGCATTGAGATAGTTAAAATAGTAACTGATTATACTATTGTTGTATCGCAAATTCATCCGACAATTTTGGAATGCGGATATATTCGGGTGTATAACGAAGTGGGTTTGCTTGTGTGTACCAATGTACTATGGGAACTAGTGGCAAAATCTCGGACGAAGACGTGAGCGGGCCGGTGGTCGACCGCCGGACGACGATGAAACTCCTCGGCGCGGCAGGTATCACCAGTTTGGCCGGTTGTACCGGTGACGGTGGCGATGGCGGTGGCGGCAGTGGTGACGGGAGCGGAAACGGCGACGGAACGACCGGCGTCCCCTCGGAGGGTCAGCGCGGTGGCCGACTCAGCGCCGGTTGGTTCACCGGCAGTATCGACGTGTTAGATCCGCCGTTCATCAGCGTCGGACAGTATTTTCAAGTGGCCGCAAACGTGTTTAACGGCCTCGTCACGCTGAAACAAGACCTCACGATTCGCGGCGACCTCGCAAAGGACTGGACGGTCAGCGACGACGGAACGAAGTTCACGTTCAACCTCCGCGAGGGCGTGAAATTCCACGACGGGTCGGATTTCACCGCCGAGGACGTGGAGTACACCATCAACCGAACGATTTCCGAGGAAGCACCCGCGGCCTCGAAGTTGGAATCGCTCAAACCGCTGGACGACGACGGCGTCGTCGTCCAAGACGACTACACGGTCGAACTCAACTTTGCGGAACCGATGGCTCCCGCCCTCATCTACCTCACGCGAGGCCCCGGTCGCGCGGCGACAATCGTCTGCAAGGATGCAATCGAGGAGATGGGCGCGGAAGCGTACAAAACGAAACCGGTCGGTACCGGCCCGTTCAAAGTGACGGAACACGAAATCGGTTCCGGCGTCACTCTCGATGCCTTCGAAGAGTACTTCGAAACGGACAGCGAAGGCAACGCGCTTCCCTACTTGGACGGCATCGACATCAGGCCGATTCCGGAACCCGCGACCCTCGTGAACGCGCTCCGGAGCGGCGACATCGACTTTGCGAACCTCATTCCGCTCCAGAACGTCTCGAAGGTGGAGCAAGCGAACGGCGTCGAAAAACTCGACGCGCCGGGTATCAACTGGTATGGCTTCGCCATGAACCAGCGCAGAGAGCCGTTCAGTTCGCAGAAAGCCCGCATGGGTATCGCCAAATCCATCGACAACGAGGCCTTTGTGAACGCGGCCTACTTCGGCAACGCGCTCCCCGACACCGGGCCTATCAACAAGGCGACCAACTGGGTCTGGCGCGACGACAAACCGACCGACCAGCAGTACGACCCCGAGGCCGGGAAACAACTCCTCCGAGAGGCCGGTGCGGAAGGGGCGTCGTTCCACATCCTCACTGACCAAAGTAGCCTTCGCGCCGCGAAGGCGATGCGCCAGCAGTTGAACAAAGCCGGGTTCGACGTCAGCATCGAACAGGTGACCAGTTCGACCTACTGGGAGCGCTATGAAACCGGCGATTACGACACGACCATCAGCGGCAGTGTCGGCGACCCAGACCCCGACCAGTCGCTCTGGAACTTCTACCGCAAACCGGACGACGGCGGCGTCTGGAACTGGGTGAACTTCGAGAATCAAAAAGCCCACGACCTGCTTTCGAAACAGCGCACGGCGTTAGATCGCGAGAAACGTAAACAGGCGCTTCACGAGTTAGAAGACCACCTCATCAAGCAGGTTCCACACGCCTACCTGATGCACCAGAACGACATCGCCGCGAAACGCTCCACCATGAAGGGTTTCACCCACATCCCCTTCTTGCGTAACTTCCACACAACGTGGGTCGAGGAGTAGATGCGCCAGTACGTCGCAAAACGGGTAGTTCACGCTGGCTTCATCATGTGGCTCGTTGCAACCACGGTGTTTTTCGGCCTCCGCATGATTCCGGGCGGCCCGGTTCGAACCATGCTCGGACAGGAGGCCACGCCGCAGGCCGTGGCCGCCCTCCGCGCCGAACTCGGCCTCGATAGGCCGCTTTACGTGCAGTATTTCGACTGGCTGTTGGACATGGCCACACTGAACTTCGGCCAAAGCCTCAGCACCGGTCAATCCGTTACAACCTTGATGGGACAAGCCGCGCCGAGAACACTTTCGATAGGTATCCTCGCCATCATCGTCGGCCTCGGCATTGCGGTCCCGACCGGTATCATCAGCGCGACTCGCAAGGGCGAAGGTGTCGATTACGTCGCCACGGTGGCGGCGTTCCTTGGCGTCTCCATGCCAGCCTTCTTCGTCGGCATCCTGCTGGCGTTGGTGTTTGGCGTCTGGTTCAGCGTGCTTCCGGTGTACGGCTATACCCCACTGAGCGAGGGCTTCGTGCCGTGGTTCGAGCGCATCCTGCTCCCCGGAATCGCGGTCGGATTGCCATACGCCGCGGTCGTGATGCGGATGATGCGCTCGTCGCTACTGGAAGTGCTGACCAAGCCGTACATTCGAACTGCCCGCGCGAAAGGCGTCAGTAACCGCGTGCTGCTGTACAAACACGCGCTCCAGAACGCGATGATTCCCGTGATTACCGTCGCAGGTATCCAACTCGCACTGGTTTTGGTCGGCAGTGTCACGGTCGAACTGGTCTTCGGCATCCAAGGTCTCGGGCGACTGCTCGTCGATTCGATGCTCGACAGAAACTACCCGGTGACGCAAGCGGTCATCCTCATCGTCGCCGCCGTGATGGTGTTCACGAACCTCGCGGTTGACCTTATCTACACGGTTATCGACCCGCGCATCGGCTACGGAGGCTCACAATGACGGAACACACTGAACCAGGCGTCGGCCCGAACACGCCCGCCGAACCCGGGCCGTCCGACGTTCCACCCGAATATCAGGAGGAAGAACAGTACGAAGAACACAAAACCACCCGACAGCGAGTCGTCGAGGGCATACTGGAAGACAAGATGGCCCTGTTCGGGGCCATCGTCGTCGTCCTGTTCATCTTTACGGCGGTGTTCGCACCCTACGTCGCACCCCACGACCCGGAAGCCACGTTCGGCTTCATGCAGGAGCCAAACAGCTATTCGGAAGGAAACTATGATGACGACCCCGGAACTGAACGCGTCTGGCATGCACTCGGAACCGATTCGTTCGGCCACGACGTCCTCTCGCGGATGATTTACGGCGCGCGCGTTTCCCTTCTCGTTGCGCTTGCGACGGTGGCAGTCGCGTTCACGCTCGGCACGGCGATTGGCCTCCTCGCCGGATTCTACGGCGGATGGGTCGATAGCGTGCTGATGCGCTACGTGGACTTCCAGTGGGCGTTTCCCGAACTTATCTTAGGTGTCGGTATCATCGCCCTCTCCGGCGGGTTGGGCGTCACGAACGTCGTCATCGCAATCGGTATCGCGTACATCGACGATTTCGCCCGCCTCGTCAGGGGTGAGGTGCTGTCGCTCCGCGAGGAGGAGTACGTCATGGCGGCCCGCGCAATCGGCATGAGCAACCGCAGAATCATGACCCGCGAAATCCTGCCGAACGCGGTCGCGCCGCTCATCGTGCAGGCGACGCTGATGATTCCGCTTGCAATCCTCGCGGAGGCTGGCCTGTCCTTCCTCGGACTCGGCGTCAAGCCGACGACCCCGACGTGGGGCCTGCTCCTCTCGGACGGACGGCAGTTCATCGGCGATGCGTGGTGGATTAGCGTCATGCCCGGCCTCGCAATCATGCTGACGGTACTCGCGTTCAACATGCTCGGCGACGGCCTGCGCGACGTGTTTGACGTGAGCGAAGGGGAGGTAGAGAGCAGATGAGCCTCCTCGAAGTCGAAAATCTGCACACTCGATTCCCGACGCCGAGAGGAACGGTTGACGCCGTGAACGAGGTTGACCTGCGAATCGAACCCGGCGAAATCGTCGGTCTCGTCGGCGAGTCTGGCTCTGGAAAGAGCGTCCTCGCTGACACAATCATGGGCATCGTGGAAGAGCCGGGCGAAATCGCGGGTGGTGACATCCGACTACACGGGGATTCACTGCTCGAACTGCCCGAATCGGAGCGCAGGGAAATCCGCGGCGGGACGATTTCCATGGTGTTCCAAGACCCGATGAATAGCCTCAACCCGACGCTGACCGTCGGCGAGCAGATTGCGGAAATGGTTCGCCTCCACCAACCAGTCGGCGAGTCGATTAGCCTCCCCGCCGAACTCAAACGCAAACTCATCGGCTCCTCGAAAAACGGCGAGGCGTGGCGGAAGGCCATCGAGATGTTAGAAAGCGTCGAGATTCCGGAACCGGAAAGTCGGGCGACCGACTTTCCGCACGAATTTTCGGGCGGCATGCGCCAGCGGGCGATGATTGCCATGGCGCTCGCCGCCGAACCGGATTTGCTCATTGCGGACGAACCGACGACGGCGCTCGACGTAACGATTCAGGCCCAGATTCTGGACGAACTCCGGGATTTGAAAGACGCATTCGACACGGCAATTTTGCTCATCACGCACGACCTCGCGGTCGTCGCGGAGGTCTGTGACCGCGTGAACGTGATGTACGCCGGAAAAATCGTGGAGCGTGCGGAGACGGGAGAACTGTTCCGCAATCCACAGCATCCCTACACGCAGGGACTCATTGCCAGCACGCCTCGACTCGATGCACCGACCGAGGCACTGCAACCAATCGAGGGGAACGTCCCCGACCTCATCGATATTCCCTTCGCGTGCCACTTTGCACCGCGCTGTCCGGAGGCGACGCGGGAGTGTTACGAAATCGACCCTGATTTCAGACCGGTCGGAAGTTCGGCGGAGTACGGAACGAAAGACGACGGCCACGTCGCGGCCTGCCTCCGCCGCGGGCCACAGGAGGAACGATTATGAGCATGCAGACGACCAGACAGAAAAAACGAACCGACGGCGAACCGCTCCTGACCGTGCGCGGACTGAAAAAACATTTCGACCAGTCCAGCGGCGTCCTCGATAGATTGGTCGGCGACACGGGGAGCGTCCGAGCAGTCGATGGTGTTGACCTCACGGTTCACGAGGGCGAAACGCTCGCAATTGTCGGCGAATCTGGCTGTGGCAAATCGACCCTCGGTCGGACGGTTCTCAACCTCCACAACGCGACGGCGGGGTCGGTAACCTACCGCGACGAGGAAATCTCCGAACTGTCGGCGGGCGAGATGCGCCCGTTCCGTAGAAACCTCCAAATGATATTCCAAGACCCGCTGGCCTCGCTGAACCCGCGCCAGACGGTCGGCGAAATACTCACCGCACCAATGGAGGTTCACGGAATCGGGGAAAACAGCGAGGAACGACTGGAACGCGCGAAAGAACTACTCCAGCGAGTCGGCCTCAAACCGGCCCACATCGACCGCTACCCGAACCAGTTTTCGGGCGGCCAGCAACAGCGCGTCGGCATCGCTCGCGCGCTGTCGTTGGAACCCGAACTAATCATCGCCGACGAACCGGTTTCCGCGCTGGACGTGTCCGTGCAGGCCCAAATCCTCAATCTACTTTCCGAACTGCAAGACGAGTTCGGTCTGTCGCTCGTCTTCATCGCGCACAACTTGAGCGTCGTTCGCCATGTTGCCGACCGCGTGGCGGTGATGTATCTCGGCAAAATCGTGGAAACCGCGCCCGTCGAGGAACTGTACGATAATCCACAGCACCCCTACACGAAATCACTGCTATCGGCAGTGCCGCGAATCGACCCCGGCGACCGCGACGAGCGAATCATCCTCGAAGGAACGGTTCCCTCACCGCTGAACCCGCCATCCGGATGCCGGTTCCACACGCGCTGTCCGATGGTGATTCCGCCGGAAGAGTGGGCCGGAACCGAGGAGAATTTCCGGGCCGCATTTACGTTCCGAAACCGCGTCTTGTCGGGCGAACTCGACCCCGACGCGGCCAAAACTCGGCTTTCGGCGGAGGGCAAAAATACCGACGACGAAACCGTCGCGTCGTATCTCGCAGAGCAGCTGCTTCCCTGCTCTCCGGCAGACCTGCCGCCGAACGCGGCGGATGCAGTTTGGGAGGCTGTAGACGCGCTGGCAACTGAACAGCGCGAGCGGGCGGAGGATGTCGTAACTACGGCCTTTCCCTCGCCGTGCGAGCGGGAAACGCCGCAGTCAGTGTCGGCTGATGAGGGTCATATCGCAGCCTGTCATCGCGTCGAGTCCGGAAATTAGCCGGAGTTCTACTCTGTTTGCTCCTCGTCGGAACTGGCCGATTCCGATTCATCGGCCAGTGAAACCACGCGGCCACCACAGTTTGAACACTCGGATTTCCCGATGTAAAACCGCTTTTCGCAGTTTTCACACTCGTACTTCGCCTCCTCGGCCGCCACGGACTCGGAGGTTTTCTTGAACTCCTCGACTTTTCGACCGAGATTTTTGAACAGGCTCATCGCTAACACTCAGCAAGAGGCGTATCTGCGGGATAAATCTTGCGTGAAATTTAGCATGTTTGACCGACACGATCCGTTTCGGAAAATACGGCGTACTTCCGCCTCCAATCAGCTAAAACGAGTGCCGGTGCCATCCGCCGTCAACCGGCAAAACGAACCCGTAATTCCGAGACGAAATGACCACACGGTACACCCTCCCGGACGAGTTCTTCCGCGACTGTGCGACCCAGACCGCTACTTGCCGCCATCACGTAGGCCCGCTTTCCGTCGAGTTGTAAATCCATGAGAGCGATGTATTCGAGATGAATATATTATTTTTATTTATAAATATAGTTGATGAGTATGACAATTGATGTCTAACGAATATCCGCCTGTTTGCGGATTTTCAGTCGAAAATCCGCTCCTTCGAGGACTCGCTGAATCCGTCACTCGCGGCTTTCGCGGTTTCGTACACACTCCTGAGTTCCGCGATTGGTTCCTCGTGTGCATCGACCCGCAAATCGTGATGGGCCATCGTCTGCGGAGCCTTCACCATCACCGCCGCGGACGTGTGACCGCGCTTGTCTCCACCTGCTTCCTTTCCGGCGGCCAGCGCGTCGATGAGTCGGGAAACGAGGTCGTCCTCGCCGTCCTCTGCGACGAAGGTTTCAACCATTGCGTCCAGCGTCTCCTCGCCGACGAGCATATTTCCGGCGACAGTCAGGTCGTGCTCCTCGTGAACCTGATGCCCGAACCAGCCATCACAGCCATCGCCTGAATAGGCGAAGGAGTTGCCGCGCGCGTCGAGTCCGTGAACCTGTCGGAGATGGCTGTGGTCGTCCTGTTCGAGCAGTCCCTCCAAGGCGTCGTCCACGGCGATATCGGGAAGGAGCGCGATGCCACGCCGTCCGAGTCGCACGTTGACGAAACTCTGCGTGCTGATAACGCCATCGTGGTTGATACAG
The nucleotide sequence above comes from Haladaptatus cibarius D43. Encoded proteins:
- a CDS encoding DUF1028 domain-containing protein, yielding MTFSICVREETDEGTSFGVAVSTDAPAVGALAPCINHDGVISTQSFVNVRLGRRGIALLPDIAVDDALEGLLEQDDHSHLRQVHGLDARGNSFAYSGDGCDGWFGHQVHEEHDLTVAGNMLVGEETLDAMVETFVAEDGEDDLVSRLIDALAAGKEAGGDKRGHTSAAVMVKAPQTMAHHDLRVDAHEEPIAELRSVYETAKAASDGFSESSKERIFD
- a CDS encoding ABC transporter ATP-binding protein, with translation MSMQTTRQKKRTDGEPLLTVRGLKKHFDQSSGVLDRLVGDTGSVRAVDGVDLTVHEGETLAIVGESGCGKSTLGRTVLNLHNATAGSVTYRDEEISELSAGEMRPFRRNLQMIFQDPLASLNPRQTVGEILTAPMEVHGIGENSEERLERAKELLQRVGLKPAHIDRYPNQFSGGQQQRVGIARALSLEPELIIADEPVSALDVSVQAQILNLLSELQDEFGLSLVFIAHNLSVVRHVADRVAVMYLGKIVETAPVEELYDNPQHPYTKSLLSAVPRIDPGDRDERIILEGTVPSPLNPPSGCRFHTRCPMVIPPEEWAGTEENFRAAFTFRNRVLSGELDPDAAKTRLSAEGKNTDDETVASYLAEQLLPCSPADLPPNAADAVWEAVDALATEQRERAEDVVTTAFPSPCERETPQSVSADEGHIAACHRVESGN
- a CDS encoding ABC transporter ATP-binding protein translates to MSLLEVENLHTRFPTPRGTVDAVNEVDLRIEPGEIVGLVGESGSGKSVLADTIMGIVEEPGEIAGGDIRLHGDSLLELPESERREIRGGTISMVFQDPMNSLNPTLTVGEQIAEMVRLHQPVGESISLPAELKRKLIGSSKNGEAWRKAIEMLESVEIPEPESRATDFPHEFSGGMRQRAMIAMALAAEPDLLIADEPTTALDVTIQAQILDELRDLKDAFDTAILLITHDLAVVAEVCDRVNVMYAGKIVERAETGELFRNPQHPYTQGLIASTPRLDAPTEALQPIEGNVPDLIDIPFACHFAPRCPEATRECYEIDPDFRPVGSSAEYGTKDDGHVAACLRRGPQEERL